In the genome of Hymenobacter taeanensis, one region contains:
- a CDS encoding PEP/pyruvate-binding domain-containing protein, with amino-acid sequence MSAAPRRAYTPGGKAAGLYRLREFGLAVPRFLVLPAETFDAALQELPVTPAGLAERADRLREFRLTGAEEAALGQVLAEWGFPQRPVVVRSSVADEDGATAAFAGLMDTFLNLTTLPAVLAAIGQCAASAYSARAVAYRQQKGLPLAARPAVIVQMQLAAEVSGVLFTSYPEYPLYQAIHAVRGFGEGLVGGHFNPQETYLRKTTGAVCGQRLTPQPEQYVASAAENGLQLAPVPAASQDSACLTKAQLAELHAIGERLERLTGRPQDLEFVVAESKMWVVQMRPITQAMPEVVVYDNSNIQESYCGVTTPLTFSFAQRAYATVYRQTMRVLGLPPTLVAAHETVVTQLLGLVQGRIYYHINHWYQGLLLLPSFSQNKADMERMMGLEEPVDLVQSRARSLPERLRMLPRLLLNLGRLLRAFQQLPKRIARFQADFQTHYARFYQLPLASLSGTELLTEKARLDAGLLEQWTTPIVNDFRVMMANGRALRQLRRSGLGHPEEFLHHYLSGDEDLPSAQIPRLMQALAQQVAATPGLQALLIELPADVHAQVAQLAPSFHTATQKFIQQYGDRAVGELKLETLTMRLEPRIFYQYLRNYLVGSAEPRSAPPSTTSLSASAEAELNQALLGHFWWQRRQTRKALTQLRDAIHAREALRLERTRLFGMYRVLYLAAGEQLVQTTGLATARDVFYLTEDEITSALQGQPAPGLREAVETRRAEFAGYAQAEVPARVTVPAPPIFAEEPAPDPESSPGQWRGTGCVPGIVKGESIVIRSPEDNLDVAGKIVCALRTDPGWAVLFPNCRAVAIEKGSALSHSVILLRELGIPTIINVPGLTRHLHSGQHLRFNGGSGELQVLALAEDEVVEADGMRVESGVAP; translated from the coding sequence ATGTCTGCTGCCCCTCGCCGGGCCTATACGCCCGGTGGCAAGGCAGCGGGCTTGTATCGGCTGCGTGAGTTTGGGTTGGCGGTACCGCGCTTTTTGGTGCTGCCCGCCGAAACCTTTGATGCGGCCCTGCAAGAACTACCCGTCACGCCCGCGGGGTTGGCGGAGCGTGCTGATCGGCTACGGGAGTTTCGGCTGACGGGAGCCGAGGAGGCTGCGCTAGGCCAGGTGTTGGCGGAATGGGGCTTCCCACAGCGGCCGGTGGTGGTGCGCTCATCGGTGGCAGATGAGGATGGCGCTACCGCCGCCTTTGCTGGCCTCATGGATACCTTTCTGAACCTAACCACCCTGCCCGCCGTGCTGGCGGCCATAGGCCAGTGCGCCGCCAGTGCCTACTCGGCGCGGGCGGTGGCCTACCGGCAGCAGAAGGGCTTGCCCCTGGCGGCGCGGCCGGCCGTGATAGTACAAATGCAATTGGCGGCGGAAGTAAGCGGCGTGCTGTTCACCTCGTACCCCGAGTACCCATTGTACCAAGCCATTCATGCCGTACGTGGGTTTGGGGAAGGATTGGTCGGGGGCCACTTCAACCCCCAGGAAACCTACTTGCGCAAAACAACCGGCGCGGTATGTGGGCAACGGCTTACGCCGCAACCGGAGCAATACGTGGCTAGCGCCGCCGAAAACGGCTTGCAGCTGGCTCCCGTGCCCGCCGCAAGCCAGGATAGTGCGTGCTTAACGAAGGCGCAACTGGCAGAGCTGCACGCCATCGGCGAAAGGCTGGAACGCCTGACCGGCCGGCCCCAGGACCTGGAATTTGTGGTGGCGGAAAGCAAGATGTGGGTAGTGCAGATGCGCCCTATCACGCAGGCCATGCCGGAGGTAGTGGTGTACGACAACTCCAACATTCAGGAAAGCTACTGCGGCGTTACTACGCCCCTCACGTTCAGCTTCGCCCAGCGCGCATATGCTACGGTATACCGCCAAACCATGCGCGTGCTAGGCCTGCCGCCCACCCTGGTAGCTGCCCACGAAACGGTGGTAACCCAGCTGCTAGGTCTGGTGCAGGGGCGTATTTACTACCACATCAATCATTGGTATCAGGGCCTGCTGCTGCTGCCGTCGTTTAGCCAGAACAAGGCCGATATGGAGCGTATGATGGGCCTGGAGGAACCCGTGGACCTGGTGCAGAGCCGCGCCCGCAGCCTGCCGGAACGCCTCCGGATGCTGCCGCGCCTGCTGCTCAACCTGGGGCGGTTGCTGCGGGCCTTTCAGCAGCTTCCGAAACGCATTGCCAGGTTTCAGGCTGATTTTCAGACGCACTACGCGCGGTTCTACCAACTACCGCTGGCGTCATTATCCGGCACGGAGTTGCTGACGGAAAAAGCTCGTCTCGATGCTGGGTTGCTGGAGCAGTGGACCACTCCTATTGTAAACGACTTTCGGGTGATGATGGCCAATGGCCGGGCCCTGCGCCAGCTGCGCCGCAGTGGCCTAGGCCACCCCGAAGAATTTTTGCACCACTACCTCTCCGGCGACGAAGACCTGCCCAGCGCCCAGATTCCGCGCCTCATGCAGGCGCTGGCCCAGCAGGTAGCAGCTACCCCCGGCCTGCAGGCCCTACTCATAGAGTTGCCGGCTGATGTGCACGCGCAAGTGGCCCAGCTCGCCCCCAGCTTCCACACTGCCACCCAGAAGTTTATTCAGCAGTACGGCGACCGGGCCGTGGGGGAGTTGAAGCTGGAAACGCTCACCATGCGCCTGGAGCCCCGGATCTTCTACCAATACCTGCGCAATTACCTCGTTGGCTCCGCTGAACCACGTTCCGCGCCGCCAAGTACCACCTCGCTCAGTGCCAGCGCCGAAGCGGAGCTTAACCAGGCCCTTCTAGGTCACTTCTGGTGGCAGCGCCGCCAAACGCGCAAGGCACTCACGCAGCTGCGCGATGCTATACACGCTCGCGAAGCCCTGCGCCTGGAGCGGACGCGGCTATTTGGAATGTATCGGGTGCTTTACTTGGCGGCGGGTGAGCAGCTGGTGCAAACCACTGGCCTGGCAACTGCTCGTGACGTCTTCTACCTGACAGAAGATGAGATAACCAGCGCGCTGCAAGGACAGCCAGCTCCCGGCCTGCGGGAGGCGGTAGAAACCCGGCGCGCTGAATTTGCCGGCTATGCGCAGGCAGAAGTACCGGCCCGCGTAACCGTACCCGCGCCCCCCATATTCGCCGAAGAGCCAGCCCCCGACCCCGAAAGTAGCCCAGGCCAGTGGCGCGGTACGGGCTGCGTACCGGGCATAGTGAAAGGCGAAAGTATAGTCATCCGCAGCCCCGAGGACAACCTGGATGTGGCGGGTAAAATTGTGTGTGCCCTGCGCACCGACCCCGGTTGGGCAGTACTATTCCCAAACTGCCGGGCCGTAGCCATTGAGAAAGGCTCAGCCCTGTCGCACTCCGTTATTCTGCTTCGTGAGTTGGGCATACCTACCATTATCAACGTGCCCGGCCTCACTCGTCATCTGCACTCTGGCCAGCACTTACGCTTCAATGGAGGCAGCGGAGAGCTGCAAGTGCTAGCCTTAGCAGAGGATGAGGTAGTGGAGGCTGATGGAATGAGAGTTGAAAGCGGCGTAGCTCCATGA
- a CDS encoding glycosyltransferase family 39 protein yields MRPSRLLPLVLALLKFLSGYLVASSAYELHRDEYLYLNYGQHLAWGYIEVPPLTALQSWLTLAMGGGYFWVKFWPLLWGSLTVYVVARATQRLGGGTWAVVLAGLCYLIGGFARLNFLFQPNSFEVFAFTLVCYGLIRYQQRPVPQLLYGVGLVLGLALLNKYSTLFFLAALMGSLLLTPARRVLGTRAFWVGAGLALLLWLPNVVWQLRHGIPFLHHMQELHDTQLVNVSPANFWKDQLLMCVPALWVWVPGLLALLFYAPFRPYRAVGLIYCLGLLILTVLHGKSYYALGYYPILFAAGAVWWEQRLVHWPSAGRWLRPALLALPFLIMIPLYPFLTTLYAPARLEQLGKKYRGTGVLRWEDGQDHAIPQDFADMLGWQELADKTWQAYQALPDSTRARTLIKCDNYGQAGAINYYNRNRPMPAAASFNGSYLYWLPSRPAQPYRHLLLVGEGNPAELTPYFQEFRKVGEVTNPYAIERGTTIYLGTSPDSTLLARAYREHQEEVAKWEGNGISLGRTAPAAAGR; encoded by the coding sequence ATGAGACCGTCGCGTTTGCTGCCGCTGGTGCTGGCCCTACTGAAATTCCTGTCTGGCTACTTAGTGGCCAGCTCCGCCTACGAGCTGCACCGCGACGAATACCTCTACCTGAACTACGGGCAGCACCTGGCGTGGGGCTACATTGAGGTGCCGCCCCTCACGGCCCTGCAAAGCTGGCTGACGCTGGCCATGGGCGGCGGGTACTTCTGGGTGAAGTTCTGGCCGTTGCTCTGGGGTAGCCTTACGGTGTACGTGGTGGCGCGGGCCACGCAACGGTTAGGGGGCGGCACCTGGGCCGTGGTGCTGGCGGGGTTGTGCTACCTGATAGGTGGTTTTGCCCGGCTCAACTTTCTGTTCCAGCCTAACTCCTTTGAGGTTTTTGCCTTCACGCTGGTCTGCTACGGGTTGATTCGGTACCAGCAGCGGCCAGTACCGCAGCTGCTCTATGGGGTGGGGCTGGTGCTAGGCCTGGCCTTGCTAAATAAATACTCCACGCTGTTCTTTCTGGCCGCCCTGATGGGCAGCCTGCTCCTGACCCCGGCCCGCCGGGTGCTGGGTACTCGGGCGTTTTGGGTAGGAGCGGGGCTGGCCTTGTTGCTGTGGCTCCCGAATGTGGTGTGGCAGCTGCGCCACGGTATTCCGTTTCTGCACCACATGCAAGAGCTCCACGACACCCAACTAGTGAACGTGAGCCCGGCTAATTTCTGGAAAGACCAGCTGCTGATGTGCGTACCGGCCCTGTGGGTGTGGGTGCCGGGGCTATTGGCGCTGCTGTTTTACGCGCCGTTTCGGCCTTACCGCGCCGTAGGCCTCATTTATTGCCTCGGGCTACTGATTCTGACGGTGCTGCACGGCAAGAGTTATTATGCCCTGGGGTACTATCCTATTTTGTTTGCTGCCGGCGCCGTGTGGTGGGAGCAGCGGCTGGTGCACTGGCCTAGCGCTGGTCGGTGGCTGCGGCCCGCGCTGCTGGCGCTGCCGTTCCTCATCATGATACCTCTGTATCCCTTCCTGACCACGTTGTATGCCCCGGCGCGCTTAGAGCAGTTAGGCAAAAAGTACCGCGGTACCGGGGTGCTGCGCTGGGAGGATGGCCAAGACCATGCTATTCCGCAAGACTTCGCCGACATGCTGGGCTGGCAGGAGCTGGCCGACAAAACCTGGCAGGCCTACCAGGCGCTGCCCGACTCTACCCGCGCCCGCACCCTCATCAAATGCGACAACTACGGCCAGGCCGGCGCCATCAACTACTACAACCGCAACCGGCCCATGCCCGCGGCGGCGAGCTTCAACGGCAGCTACTTGTACTGGCTGCCCTCGCGCCCAGCTCAGCCGTACCGGCACCTGTTGCTGGTAGGCGAAGGCAACCCCGCCGAGCTGACGCCTTATTTCCAGGAATTCCGGAAAGTAGGCGAAGTTACCAACCCCTATGCTATCGAACGGGGCACCACCATCTACCTCGGCACTAGCCCCGATAGCACCCTGCTAGCCCGGGCCTACCGGGAGCACCAAGAGGAAGTAGCCAAGTGGGAGGGCAACGGCATTAGTCTCGGTCGAACCGCTCCAGCAGCAGCGGGAAGATGA
- a CDS encoding SDR family oxidoreductase — protein sequence MQEEKNVSRRKVIVGIGAGLAAAAVAPGLAVETAAEPMAAAPALQDPTTKYPQPPFKRQSQPWPGLASQMEPRPDHGEKSYKGSGRLQGRKALITGGDSGMGRAAAIAYAREGADVAINYLPAEEADAKEVIALIKAEGRKAIAIPGDLRDEAFCKRLVADAVRQLGGLDILVSNAARQQQHQSIMDLSSEDFDATMKTNIYAPFWIIKAALPHLQPGSVIIGTTSEQATDPSADLYDYAQTKAATTNYVRSLAKQLGPKGIRVNGVAPGPIWTPLQVSGGATQEKLQKFGGDTPLGRPGQPAELASIYVQLADPGASYATGQVYGAAGGAGQP from the coding sequence ATGCAAGAAGAAAAAAACGTTAGCCGGCGGAAGGTAATCGTTGGGATAGGAGCAGGTTTGGCGGCCGCAGCCGTGGCCCCTGGTTTAGCCGTTGAAACTGCTGCCGAGCCAATGGCCGCGGCCCCCGCTTTACAGGACCCCACCACCAAGTATCCGCAGCCACCCTTTAAGCGGCAGTCGCAGCCTTGGCCGGGCTTGGCCAGCCAAATGGAGCCGCGCCCCGACCATGGCGAGAAGAGCTACAAGGGCTCGGGGCGTTTGCAGGGTCGCAAAGCCCTCATTACCGGTGGCGACTCCGGCATGGGCCGGGCCGCGGCCATTGCGTATGCCCGCGAGGGGGCTGATGTAGCCATCAATTACCTGCCCGCTGAGGAGGCTGATGCCAAAGAGGTTATTGCGTTGATCAAGGCCGAAGGGCGCAAAGCAATTGCCATTCCCGGCGACCTGCGCGACGAGGCTTTCTGCAAACGCCTGGTAGCAGATGCCGTGCGCCAGCTTGGGGGGCTCGATATTCTGGTTAGCAATGCGGCCCGCCAGCAGCAGCACCAATCCATCATGGACCTATCCAGCGAAGATTTTGACGCGACGATGAAAACCAACATCTACGCGCCGTTCTGGATTATTAAGGCCGCCTTGCCTCACCTGCAGCCCGGCTCCGTGATTATTGGCACCACCTCAGAGCAGGCCACTGACCCCTCCGCTGACTTGTACGACTACGCTCAAACCAAAGCCGCCACTACCAACTACGTACGGTCGTTGGCGAAGCAGCTTGGGCCAAAAGGCATTCGGGTAAATGGGGTAGCCCCCGGCCCCATCTGGACGCCCCTGCAGGTAAGTGGGGGCGCCACTCAGGAAAAGCTGCAGAAATTTGGCGGCGACACTCCGCTGGGTCGGCCGGGGCAACCCGCTGAGCTGGCCTCAATTTACGTGCAGCTAGCTGACCCCGGTGCCAGTTACGCCACCGGCCAGGTGTACGGGGCTGCCGGCGGGGCAGGGCAGCCATAA
- a CDS encoding tetratricopeptide repeat-containing sensor histidine kinase produces the protein MTRLLPCCTTALCFWAWLLLSVAPEAGATGAAPPASGAVAQPAPARPGPGQETTDNTSRQLQPTLNNLQRRLSGHTQPDTVRVNRLNALALALRTNAPGRSAQLFREALALATRLHYPLGRGNARFGLGYCYRDKSQYDSALFFTQKAYHDYTQLHDDYNRVRAEYGMARIYFEQGLYGQAMARSLSGLRLARSRHNQRGELFTLTQLGLTSTALGEYDQARHYLSQAGQLAQQLHDPIGSGHAYSALAELSQQQQRWAQAQRYYEQALVSYQPVYNAQGLLPTRIHLLAMAERQGHAQQALAGGRALLPQATTASETSRLHLILARAWLRLGKPDSAAYHGTLSLRTSQTRKLREISSAAAQVLAQATAQQKQFAEAYRYQQLASAYTDSLTGNATRRLAAALQFRAGQEREQSQRRELAQQQQLAHLRQQHQTIIWGGITLLITLVSGLGIWQYRRQQATREKELRARLAADLHNDVGTLLHQISEQSSLLQEGLADGEAQRRQLDQISESSRSAIRQLNDVVWSLDTKKDQLADLLDRLRDYAQEVLAPAGLAVSFAFPASQLTQPLASLLRRNLYLIYKESLRNVLHHAAEATAVTVSVQIVPGTPPQLALEVRDNSGGQAPQNGRRTDHGLRTIAARAEALGGLSYSGSTAEGFRVYVVVPLAGGWNVARRYYNA, from the coding sequence ATGACCCGGCTCCTTCCCTGTTGTACCACAGCACTCTGCTTCTGGGCCTGGCTGCTCCTGAGCGTTGCGCCCGAAGCCGGAGCAACAGGTGCAGCCCCTCCGGCTTCGGGCGCAGTGGCGCAGCCGGCTCCGGCGAGGCCGGGCCCGGGCCAGGAAACAACCGATAACACAAGTCGTCAGCTTCAACCCACGCTCAACAACCTGCAGCGGCGGCTGTCAGGCCACACTCAGCCAGATACTGTGCGCGTAAACCGGCTCAATGCCCTGGCCCTGGCCTTGCGCACCAATGCTCCCGGGCGCTCGGCCCAACTGTTCCGGGAGGCGCTGGCGCTGGCCACCCGGCTCCACTACCCCCTGGGCCGGGGCAACGCCCGGTTTGGCCTGGGCTACTGCTACCGCGACAAAAGCCAGTACGACTCTGCGTTATTTTTTACCCAAAAGGCTTACCACGACTACACCCAGCTCCACGACGACTACAACCGGGTGCGGGCTGAATATGGGATGGCTCGTATTTATTTTGAGCAGGGATTGTACGGGCAAGCTATGGCCCGCAGCCTAAGTGGTCTGCGCCTGGCCCGCTCCCGGCACAACCAGCGGGGCGAACTGTTTACCCTAACGCAGCTAGGCCTCACCAGCACCGCCCTGGGCGAGTACGACCAGGCACGCCACTACCTAAGCCAGGCCGGCCAGCTGGCCCAGCAGCTCCACGACCCCATTGGCAGCGGGCACGCGTACTCTGCCCTCGCGGAGCTCAGCCAGCAGCAGCAGCGCTGGGCCCAGGCCCAACGGTATTATGAGCAGGCCCTTGTCAGCTACCAACCCGTGTATAATGCTCAGGGGCTGCTGCCCACCCGTATTCATCTGCTGGCTATGGCTGAGCGCCAGGGCCACGCTCAGCAGGCCCTGGCGGGCGGCCGTGCGCTGCTGCCCCAGGCTACCACCGCCAGCGAAACCAGCCGCCTGCACCTTATACTGGCGCGCGCCTGGCTGCGCCTGGGCAAACCAGATAGCGCTGCCTACCATGGCACCCTGAGCCTGCGCACCAGCCAAACCCGAAAGCTGCGGGAGATTAGCAGCGCCGCCGCGCAAGTACTGGCCCAAGCTACCGCCCAGCAAAAACAATTTGCCGAAGCCTACCGCTACCAGCAGCTGGCCAGCGCCTATACTGATAGCCTCACAGGCAATGCTACGCGGCGCCTGGCGGCGGCCCTGCAGTTTCGGGCGGGCCAGGAGCGTGAGCAGAGCCAGCGCCGCGAGCTGGCGCAGCAGCAGCAACTGGCCCACTTACGCCAGCAGCATCAAACTATAATCTGGGGTGGCATCACGCTGCTAATAACCCTAGTAAGCGGCCTAGGGATATGGCAGTACCGCCGCCAGCAGGCCACCCGCGAGAAAGAGCTCCGTGCCCGCCTGGCCGCCGACCTGCACAATGATGTCGGGACGCTGCTTCACCAGATTTCCGAGCAGAGTAGCCTCTTGCAGGAAGGCCTGGCCGATGGAGAAGCTCAGCGCCGACAACTAGACCAGATATCCGAATCCAGCCGCTCTGCTATTCGTCAGCTCAATGATGTTGTGTGGAGCCTCGATACGAAGAAGGATCAGCTAGCTGACCTGCTCGACCGCCTCCGTGATTACGCACAGGAGGTGCTGGCCCCGGCTGGCCTAGCCGTTTCGTTTGCCTTTCCTGCTTCGCAGCTCACTCAGCCCCTTGCCTCCCTGCTGCGCCGCAACCTGTACTTGATCTACAAGGAGAGCTTACGTAACGTGCTACACCACGCGGCGGAGGCCACGGCTGTAACAGTAAGTGTACAAATAGTACCGGGTACTCCCCCGCAGCTGGCCCTGGAGGTACGGGATAACAGCGGCGGGCAGGCGCCGCAAAACGGCCGCCGGACAGATCATGGGCTACGTACCATTGCGGCGCGGGCAGAGGCGCTCGGGGGCCTCTCTTACAGCGGCAGTACGGCCGAAGGCTTTCGGGTATATGTGGTGGTTCCGTTAGCAGGCGGCTGGAACGTAGCCAGGCGTTACTATAACGCGTAA
- a CDS encoding YfcC family protein, protein MKMIRFPHPLVLLVGFIVLACLLSYVLPAGVFERHTDAATGRDIVVAGSYHRVPASPVSPLQAIVDIPKGLQDAASVIFLVFLAGGAFTVVDQTGALRRGVDWLLTRFRGREAIVIPIISVLFATMGALENMQEEIVPLVPVLLILMRRIGYPTLTAAAVSLGSAAVGAAFSPLNPFQVGIAQKLAQLPLLSGGGFRLVFLALALLIWIGGTMRYAIRHRVQPDTADEADPAAAGHPGRNHGLVLLLLFITFAFFAYGVLQLGWEFEQMAALFFGLGIVAGLLGGLGFTGTAEGFIDGFRDIAFSALLIGFARAIFVVLEQGQIVDTIVNGLSAPLAGLPAWLSALGMMGVHTALHLPVPSVSGQAVLTMPLLVPLSDLIGLSRQVTVLAYQYGAGLCELLTPTNGALMAIVAACGVRFDAWWKFALPLYLLLLALGALAVVLGIALGI, encoded by the coding sequence ATGAAGATGATCCGGTTTCCGCACCCGCTGGTGCTCTTGGTGGGGTTTATTGTGTTGGCCTGTTTGCTGAGCTATGTACTGCCTGCGGGAGTATTTGAGCGCCACACCGATGCTGCCACCGGCCGCGACATAGTGGTGGCAGGCTCTTACCACCGGGTGCCCGCGTCTCCCGTCAGCCCCCTGCAGGCCATTGTAGACATCCCGAAGGGCCTGCAGGATGCTGCCTCCGTTATTTTTCTAGTGTTTCTGGCGGGCGGGGCCTTTACGGTGGTTGACCAAACGGGAGCCCTGCGCCGCGGCGTAGACTGGCTGCTGACCAGGTTCCGGGGCCGCGAAGCCATTGTGATTCCTATCATCTCGGTGCTGTTTGCCACCATGGGCGCTCTTGAAAACATGCAGGAGGAAATTGTGCCCCTGGTGCCGGTGCTCCTGATTCTGATGCGCCGCATTGGCTACCCTACGCTCACAGCGGCGGCCGTTAGCCTGGGCTCGGCGGCGGTGGGTGCGGCGTTTAGCCCCCTGAATCCGTTTCAGGTGGGCATTGCCCAGAAGCTAGCGCAGCTGCCGTTGCTCTCGGGCGGCGGGTTTCGGCTGGTGTTTTTGGCCCTGGCCCTGCTCATCTGGATTGGTGGCACCATGCGCTACGCCATCCGCCACCGCGTGCAGCCCGATACCGCTGATGAAGCCGACCCCGCCGCGGCGGGCCACCCAGGCCGCAACCACGGGCTGGTGCTCCTGTTGCTGTTTATTACGTTTGCCTTTTTTGCCTATGGCGTGCTCCAGCTGGGCTGGGAGTTTGAACAAATGGCGGCCTTGTTTTTTGGGTTGGGTATTGTAGCTGGCCTGCTGGGCGGCCTGGGCTTTACGGGCACCGCCGAAGGGTTTATTGATGGCTTCCGCGACATTGCCTTCTCGGCCCTGCTCATCGGGTTTGCCCGCGCCATTTTTGTGGTGCTGGAGCAGGGCCAGATTGTAGATACCATTGTCAATGGTCTTTCGGCTCCACTGGCGGGCTTGCCGGCCTGGCTCTCGGCGCTGGGTATGATGGGCGTACACACCGCTTTGCACCTGCCCGTGCCCAGCGTAAGTGGGCAGGCTGTACTTACCATGCCCCTGCTCGTGCCCCTCTCCGACCTGATTGGCCTTTCGCGCCAGGTTACGGTACTGGCCTACCAATACGGTGCCGGCCTGTGCGAGCTGCTCACGCCTACCAACGGGGCCCTCATGGCTATTGTGGCTGCCTGCGGAGTTCGGTTTGATGCGTGGTGGAAGTTTGCCCTACCTCTCTACTTGCTTCTGCTGGCCCTAGGAGCCCTGGCCGTGGTACTGGGTATTGCTCTGGGTATCTAA
- a CDS encoding efflux RND transporter permease subunit: MISTLYKWRFLFLTFLVMTCVALWPGVRAGVQVDNSLSAWFLEGDPALVAYHEFQERFGNDEVVIIGVHDSATLLTPRNFQRLRQLSLALENHSDVAAVLSAGTTPVPAPDGLHAAHPLLDSAATPAAVRRYLDRRPTLRQQLFSPDYRTARLLVVLRSSLNFDDRRGEILGQLRAITAAQVPGGSFWLGGVGVVYAGLNALSQQDFGLFLGLGYALMFLIFWLLYRNLWLLLYTLGIVSLATYVTLGVYGLLGYRLNLMTVLLPVIIILLGLMDALHVVNERNHLARPGSTGPTDTLQALRNLARPCLATMLTTVAGFLALLSSPMAILRVFGVFAALGIGLCLVFTFGLGVLILPHAAPNPRTTHTTSTRLVAFYALVLRHRGLATVVSVVLIGLGLWGATRLRADTYTLGYLPANNIVVRDHQALEAAWGPYLPLELLVESRPGYSLASPAVLKAAAAFADSARTLHSAGQVFGFHSLYQAGLETRFGPRGGQLLGQSGAVHDIEARLRQDYPELLAQFAHQPTGTGRITVSGRMLSARQLTATTDTLLRMASHTLGPVARVRPAGYQPLYARITDYVTTSQTNSLLLSFLLVLGLVWVFVGNFRLALLALVPNVFPVVVLLGVMGWAGIALDTATASIAAIVLSFCTDDTVHFIHAYREQRRQGLGPAAARHITVAHVGPTIVLTSAVLFGGYAVMMLASLQTVFLFGLLTSLSIAAALYGEVIIFPLLLERFDRD; encoded by the coding sequence ATGATTTCTACGCTCTACAAGTGGCGCTTCCTGTTTCTGACTTTTTTAGTGATGACCTGCGTGGCGCTCTGGCCGGGTGTGCGGGCCGGGGTGCAGGTAGACAACAGCCTCTCCGCCTGGTTTCTGGAGGGCGACCCAGCCCTGGTGGCCTACCATGAATTTCAGGAGCGCTTTGGCAATGATGAGGTGGTCATCATTGGCGTGCACGATTCCGCTACCCTGCTCACCCCGCGCAATTTTCAGCGGCTCCGGCAGCTAAGCCTGGCCTTGGAGAATCACTCCGATGTGGCCGCCGTGCTGAGTGCCGGCACCACACCCGTGCCCGCCCCCGATGGCCTGCACGCCGCCCACCCCCTCCTCGACTCGGCGGCTACTCCGGCGGCCGTGCGCCGCTACCTCGACCGGCGGCCCACGCTGCGCCAGCAGTTGTTCAGCCCCGACTACCGCACCGCTCGCCTGCTGGTGGTGTTGCGGTCCAGCCTCAATTTCGACGACCGGCGCGGCGAGATTTTAGGCCAGCTCCGGGCTATAACGGCCGCGCAGGTGCCCGGTGGTAGCTTCTGGCTGGGCGGCGTGGGTGTGGTGTATGCGGGCCTCAATGCGCTTTCACAGCAAGATTTCGGGTTGTTCCTGGGCCTTGGCTACGCCCTGATGTTTCTGATTTTCTGGCTGCTCTACCGCAACCTGTGGCTGCTGCTGTACACGCTCGGCATCGTGAGCCTGGCCACGTACGTGACGCTGGGCGTGTACGGCCTGCTGGGGTATCGCCTTAACCTGATGACGGTGCTACTGCCGGTCATTATTATTCTGCTGGGGCTGATGGATGCCCTGCACGTGGTAAATGAGCGCAACCACCTGGCCCGCCCCGGCAGCACCGGCCCCACCGATACGCTGCAGGCCCTGCGCAACCTGGCTCGCCCCTGCCTGGCCACCATGCTCACCACCGTGGCCGGCTTCCTGGCCTTACTCAGCAGCCCCATGGCTATTCTGCGCGTATTTGGCGTTTTTGCGGCGCTGGGTATTGGGTTGTGCCTGGTCTTTACCTTTGGGTTGGGCGTACTCATTCTGCCGCACGCCGCGCCTAATCCGCGCACTACCCACACCACCAGCACCCGCCTGGTGGCGTTTTATGCGCTGGTGCTCCGGCATCGGGGGCTGGCCACGGTGGTTTCCGTGGTGCTGATAGGCCTAGGCCTATGGGGCGCCACCCGCCTGCGCGCCGACACCTACACACTGGGCTACCTGCCCGCCAACAATATCGTTGTGCGCGACCATCAAGCTCTGGAAGCAGCCTGGGGGCCCTACCTGCCGCTAGAGCTGCTAGTAGAGTCGCGCCCCGGTTACTCTCTGGCCAGCCCGGCGGTGCTAAAAGCGGCGGCGGCCTTCGCCGACTCAGCCCGGACGCTGCACAGCGCGGGCCAGGTTTTCGGCTTCCACTCTCTCTATCAAGCCGGCCTCGAAACCCGCTTTGGTCCGCGTGGGGGGCAGCTGCTAGGCCAGTCGGGGGCAGTGCACGATATAGAAGCGCGCCTGCGCCAGGACTACCCCGAGTTGTTGGCCCAGTTTGCACACCAACCCACGGGCACGGGCCGCATCACGGTATCGGGCCGGATGCTCTCGGCGCGGCAGCTCACCGCCACCACCGATACGCTCCTGCGCATGGCTAGTCACACCCTGGGGCCGGTGGCGCGCGTGCGCCCGGCCGGCTACCAGCCGCTCTACGCCCGCATCACCGACTACGTCACGACTTCCCAAACCAACAGCCTGCTGCTCTCTTTTCTGCTGGTACTGGGGTTGGTGTGGGTGTTCGTGGGCAACTTCCGGCTGGCCCTGCTGGCTCTCGTTCCCAACGTATTTCCGGTGGTAGTGCTGCTGGGCGTAATGGGCTGGGCCGGCATTGCGCTGGATACCGCCACGGCCAGCATTGCGGCCATTGTGCTCAGCTTCTGCACTGATGATACAGTGCACTTCATTCATGCGTACCGCGAGCAGCGCCGCCAAGGCCTGGGGCCGGCCGCGGCGCGCCACATTACAGTAGCCCACGTGGGGCCTACCATCGTGCTGACCAGTGCCGTGCTGTTTGGTGGCTACGCCGTGATGATGCTGGCCTCGCTGCAAACGGTTTTTCTGTTTGGGCTGCTGACGTCGCTTTCCATTGCCGCCGCGCTTTATGGGGAGGTGATCATCTTCCCGCTGCTGCTGGAGCGGTTCGACCGAGACTAA